The following are from one region of the Eubacterium sp. MSJ-33 genome:
- a CDS encoding OmpA/MotB family protein codes for MAKRKQQPPDEGSPAWMSTFSDLMNLLLCFFVLLFASSTMDEGKIQKIAASFDNLSFSVISEGSVSLLTGEMLSGGMTQLADTDSVLSEAGKNIDGNTGDNASSASPTDAEHLSDNELQAEVDRRGAEQSEAMYEEIMQMAETYAIDDQVILDFNNQYVELDLNGSILFDSGNAEVKDNSKLFLQKIAQILVKYKYNVIEIEGHTDNVPISNSKYKDNRSLSAERARSVYEYIVSQEHFIDSNIKIAGYGDSRPAASNETEEGRAKNRRVAIKIYNKQNSNN; via the coding sequence ATGGCAAAAAGAAAACAACAGCCGCCAGACGAAGGTTCACCGGCGTGGATGTCTACATTCAGTGATTTGATGAATCTGTTGCTTTGTTTCTTCGTATTGCTTTTTGCGAGTTCTACTATGGACGAAGGAAAAATCCAGAAGATTGCAGCATCTTTTGATAATCTGTCGTTCAGTGTGATTAGCGAAGGAAGTGTGTCGCTGTTGACCGGTGAAATGTTATCCGGAGGTATGACACAACTTGCAGATACAGACAGCGTATTGTCGGAGGCAGGTAAAAATATCGATGGTAATACGGGAGATAATGCTAGCAGTGCTTCTCCGACCGATGCAGAGCATTTATCAGACAATGAACTGCAGGCGGAAGTTGACCGACGTGGGGCGGAACAGTCAGAAGCGATGTATGAAGAAATCATGCAGATGGCAGAAACCTATGCGATTGATGATCAAGTGATACTTGATTTCAATAACCAGTATGTAGAACTTGATTTGAATGGTTCCATTCTGTTTGATTCCGGTAATGCGGAAGTCAAGGATAATTCAAAGCTGTTTTTGCAGAAGATTGCTCAGATTCTTGTGAAGTATAAATACAATGTGATAGAGATTGAAGGCCATACGGATAATGTGCCGATTTCTAATTCAAAGTACAAGGATAACCGGTCGCTTTCTGCAGAACGAGCAAGAAGCGTATATGAATACATTGTTTCACAGGAACATTTCATAGACAGTAATATCAAAATTGCCGGATATGGAGACAGCCGCCCGGCAGCATCGAACGAGACGGAAGAGGGACGGGCAAAAAACCGTCGGGTTGCAATTAAGATTTACAACAAGCAAAATTCAAATAATTAA
- a CDS encoding flagellar basal body-associated FliL family protein: MKKNLITVFILAISIINLVFNILLVFVFMPSTSKTNKLITDIAEVLDIEIASQTKEDTFDVSNLAHYELEQGNPINLKNDGTGDLHVVQYGLTINMDKTANDYSKVSANIEASTAMIYDMARNIIGSYTYTEVIDGETTTNKIKDELLKQLKETFNTECIYSVSFYNWVAQ, encoded by the coding sequence ATGAAGAAGAATCTAATAACAGTTTTTATATTAGCAATCAGTATCATAAATCTTGTATTTAATATTTTGCTTGTATTTGTATTTATGCCATCCACATCCAAGACAAACAAACTGATTACAGATATTGCTGAAGTTTTGGATATAGAGATTGCATCTCAGACGAAGGAAGATACGTTTGACGTCAGTAATCTGGCACATTATGAGTTAGAACAGGGAAATCCGATTAATCTGAAGAATGACGGAACCGGAGATCTGCATGTTGTACAGTACGGACTGACAATCAACATGGATAAGACTGCCAATGATTATTCGAAGGTATCTGCAAACATTGAGGCTTCGACTGCTATGATTTATGATATGGCGAGAAATATCATTGGAAGCTATACATATACCGAAGTGATTGATGGGGAGACAACCACGAACAAGATTAAAGATGAGTTGTTGAAACAGCTTAAAGAGACATTTAATACCGAATGTATTTACTCAGTTAGCTTTTATAATTGGGTTGCACAGTAG